The following are encoded together in the Onychostoma macrolepis isolate SWU-2019 chromosome 03, ASM1243209v1, whole genome shotgun sequence genome:
- the tom1 gene encoding target of Myb protein 1 isoform X2, with amino-acid sequence MEFFIGNPFSTPVGQLIEHATSSSLPSEDWGLNMEICDIVNETDEGPKDAVRAIKKRILGNRNFKEVMLTLSVLEACVKNCGHKFHIYVSTRDFVENVLVQTILPKTNAPVVLQDRVLCMIQAWSDAFRSSPDLTGVVTVYEDLRRKGVEFPMTELNGCSPIHTPNRTIESASPVTAHTESHSVTSSQPQNTEMPITLSPQQMKTLKTELEVVRNNISVMSDMMSQMEPASLEPTDTELLQQLYSMTKDMQGRMVELIPRLRDEKLIEQLLCANDDINGTFAQYHRFERHLHRQSSASNSSNTDLIDLETSNQSKAANGAHSAISQSAVTTLSNQMAGLSTKADDLKLSKSTSSQKSPECSAGLEGLAATQRERQDTGVDDSLDSTSLSSSPQFHWMLEKGMIPVNQSEVMDDIEQWLDVDDEDDSEGVTSEEFDKFLAERAKAAERLPSVKASQHDPGRSQL; translated from the exons ATGGAGTTTTTCATAGGAAACCCTTTTTCTACACCCGTGGGTCAACTTATAG AACATGCCACCAGTTCTTCTCTCCCTTCTGAAGACTGGGGCCTCAACATGGAGATTTGTGACATTGTCAATGAAACGGATGAAGG ACCTAAAGATGCAGTCAGAGCAATAAAGAAGAGGATACTAGGAAACAGGAATTTCAAAGAGGTTATGCTGACTTTGAGT GTGTTGGAGGCCTGTGTGAAGAACTGCGGACACAAATTTCACATCTACGTGTCCACCAGAGACTTCGTGGAGAATGTTTTGGTCCAGACAATCCTGCCTAAAACCAACGCCCCAGTGGTTCTTCAGGACAGAGTCTTGTGCATGATACAG GCGTGGTCCGATGCATTTCGGAGTTCTCCAGATTTGACGGGTGTCGTGACCGTCTATGAGGATCTCAGGAGAAAAGGCGTGGAGTTTCCCATGACTGAACTGAATGGCTGTTCTCCTATACACACTCCCAACAGG ACCATTGAGTCAGCGTCCCCGGTAACCGCTCACACAGAAAGTCACTCTGTCACATCCTCACAGCCACAGAATACAGAGATGCCCATCACACTGTCACCTCAACAG ATGAAGACACTGAAGACCGAACTGGAAGTGGTGCGTAATAATATATCTGTGATGTCAGACATGATGAGTCAGATGGAGCCTGCGAGTCTTGAGCCAACAGACACAGAGTTGCTACAG CAGCTCTACTCCATGACTAAAGATATGCAGGGCCGGATGGTGGAGCTCATACCCAGACTGAGGGATGAGAAGCTTATAGAGCAGCTACTCTGTGCCAATGACGACATTAACGGCACGTTTGCACAGTATCACAG atttgaaaGACATCTCCATAGACAGAGCAGTGCATCT AATTCATCTAACACAGATCTTATTGATTTGGAAACTTCAAACCAATCAAAGGCAGCCAATGGTGCTCATAGCgcaatcagccaatcagcagtcaCTACACTATCCAATCAGATGGCAGGACTGA GCACAAAAGCTGATGATTTAAAACTAAGTAAAAGCACTTCATCACAAAAAAG TCCAGAATGCTCTGCAGGTCTAGAGGGACTTGCAGCCACTCAAAGAGAGCGACAGGACACTGGAGTG GATGACAGCCTAGACTCCACCTCCCTCAGCAGCTCGCCTCAGTTTCATTGGATGCTTGAAAAGGGAATG ATTCCTGTCAATCAGAGTGAGGTGATGGATGACATTGAACAATGGCTGGACGTAGATGAT GAAGATGACTCTGAAGGAGTGACTAGTGAAG AGTTTGATAAGTTCTTAGCGGAAAGAGCGAAAGCAGCGGAGCGTCTTCCTTCAGTAAAAGCATCACAGCACGACCCTGGCCGTTCACAACTGTAG
- the tom1 gene encoding target of Myb protein 1 isoform X1, which yields MEFFIGNPFSTPVGQLIEHATSSSLPSEDWGLNMEICDIVNETDEGPKDAVRAIKKRILGNRNFKEVMLTLSVLEACVKNCGHKFHIYVSTRDFVENVLVQTILPKTNAPVVLQDRVLCMIQAWSDAFRSSPDLTGVVTVYEDLRRKGVEFPMTELNGCSPIHTPNRTIESASPVTAHTESHSVTSSQPQNTEMPITLSPQQMKTLKTELEVVRNNISVMSDMMSQMEPASLEPTDTELLQQLYSMTKDMQGRMVELIPRLRDEKLIEQLLCANDDINGTFAQYHRFERHLHRQSSASNSSNTDLIDLETSNQSKAANGAHSAISQSAVTTLSNQMAGLSTKADDLKLSKSTSSQKSPECSAGLEGLAATQRERQDTGVDVKDDSLDSTSLSSSPQFHWMLEKGMIPVNQSEVMDDIEQWLDVDDEDDSEGVTSEEFDKFLAERAKAAERLPSVKASQHDPGRSQL from the exons ATGGAGTTTTTCATAGGAAACCCTTTTTCTACACCCGTGGGTCAACTTATAG AACATGCCACCAGTTCTTCTCTCCCTTCTGAAGACTGGGGCCTCAACATGGAGATTTGTGACATTGTCAATGAAACGGATGAAGG ACCTAAAGATGCAGTCAGAGCAATAAAGAAGAGGATACTAGGAAACAGGAATTTCAAAGAGGTTATGCTGACTTTGAGT GTGTTGGAGGCCTGTGTGAAGAACTGCGGACACAAATTTCACATCTACGTGTCCACCAGAGACTTCGTGGAGAATGTTTTGGTCCAGACAATCCTGCCTAAAACCAACGCCCCAGTGGTTCTTCAGGACAGAGTCTTGTGCATGATACAG GCGTGGTCCGATGCATTTCGGAGTTCTCCAGATTTGACGGGTGTCGTGACCGTCTATGAGGATCTCAGGAGAAAAGGCGTGGAGTTTCCCATGACTGAACTGAATGGCTGTTCTCCTATACACACTCCCAACAGG ACCATTGAGTCAGCGTCCCCGGTAACCGCTCACACAGAAAGTCACTCTGTCACATCCTCACAGCCACAGAATACAGAGATGCCCATCACACTGTCACCTCAACAG ATGAAGACACTGAAGACCGAACTGGAAGTGGTGCGTAATAATATATCTGTGATGTCAGACATGATGAGTCAGATGGAGCCTGCGAGTCTTGAGCCAACAGACACAGAGTTGCTACAG CAGCTCTACTCCATGACTAAAGATATGCAGGGCCGGATGGTGGAGCTCATACCCAGACTGAGGGATGAGAAGCTTATAGAGCAGCTACTCTGTGCCAATGACGACATTAACGGCACGTTTGCACAGTATCACAG atttgaaaGACATCTCCATAGACAGAGCAGTGCATCT AATTCATCTAACACAGATCTTATTGATTTGGAAACTTCAAACCAATCAAAGGCAGCCAATGGTGCTCATAGCgcaatcagccaatcagcagtcaCTACACTATCCAATCAGATGGCAGGACTGA GCACAAAAGCTGATGATTTAAAACTAAGTAAAAGCACTTCATCACAAAAAAG TCCAGAATGCTCTGCAGGTCTAGAGGGACTTGCAGCCACTCAAAGAGAGCGACAGGACACTGGAGTG GATGTTAAGGATGACAGCCTAGACTCCACCTCCCTCAGCAGCTCGCCTCAGTTTCATTGGATGCTTGAAAAGGGAATG ATTCCTGTCAATCAGAGTGAGGTGATGGATGACATTGAACAATGGCTGGACGTAGATGAT GAAGATGACTCTGAAGGAGTGACTAGTGAAG AGTTTGATAAGTTCTTAGCGGAAAGAGCGAAAGCAGCGGAGCGTCTTCCTTCAGTAAAAGCATCACAGCACGACCCTGGCCGTTCACAACTGTAG
- the tom1 gene encoding target of Myb protein 1 isoform X3 produces MEFFIGNPFSTPVGQLIEHATSSSLPSEDWGLNMEICDIVNETDEGPKDAVRAIKKRILGNRNFKEVMLTLSVLEACVKNCGHKFHIYVSTRDFVENVLVQTILPKTNAPVVLQDRVLCMIQAWSDAFRSSPDLTGVVTVYEDLRRKGVEFPMTELNGCSPIHTPNRTIESASPVTAHTESHSVTSSQPQNTEMPITLSPQQMKTLKTELEVVRNNISVMSDMMSQMEPASLEPTDTELLQQLYSMTKDMQGRMVELIPRLRDEKLIEQLLCANDDINGTFAQYHRFERHLHRQSSASNSSNTDLIDLETSNQSKAANGAHSAISQSAVTTLSNQMAGLSTKADDLKLSKSTSSQKSPECSAGLEGLAATQRERQDTGVIPVNQSEVMDDIEQWLDVDDEDDSEGVTSEEFDKFLAERAKAAERLPSVKASQHDPGRSQL; encoded by the exons ATGGAGTTTTTCATAGGAAACCCTTTTTCTACACCCGTGGGTCAACTTATAG AACATGCCACCAGTTCTTCTCTCCCTTCTGAAGACTGGGGCCTCAACATGGAGATTTGTGACATTGTCAATGAAACGGATGAAGG ACCTAAAGATGCAGTCAGAGCAATAAAGAAGAGGATACTAGGAAACAGGAATTTCAAAGAGGTTATGCTGACTTTGAGT GTGTTGGAGGCCTGTGTGAAGAACTGCGGACACAAATTTCACATCTACGTGTCCACCAGAGACTTCGTGGAGAATGTTTTGGTCCAGACAATCCTGCCTAAAACCAACGCCCCAGTGGTTCTTCAGGACAGAGTCTTGTGCATGATACAG GCGTGGTCCGATGCATTTCGGAGTTCTCCAGATTTGACGGGTGTCGTGACCGTCTATGAGGATCTCAGGAGAAAAGGCGTGGAGTTTCCCATGACTGAACTGAATGGCTGTTCTCCTATACACACTCCCAACAGG ACCATTGAGTCAGCGTCCCCGGTAACCGCTCACACAGAAAGTCACTCTGTCACATCCTCACAGCCACAGAATACAGAGATGCCCATCACACTGTCACCTCAACAG ATGAAGACACTGAAGACCGAACTGGAAGTGGTGCGTAATAATATATCTGTGATGTCAGACATGATGAGTCAGATGGAGCCTGCGAGTCTTGAGCCAACAGACACAGAGTTGCTACAG CAGCTCTACTCCATGACTAAAGATATGCAGGGCCGGATGGTGGAGCTCATACCCAGACTGAGGGATGAGAAGCTTATAGAGCAGCTACTCTGTGCCAATGACGACATTAACGGCACGTTTGCACAGTATCACAG atttgaaaGACATCTCCATAGACAGAGCAGTGCATCT AATTCATCTAACACAGATCTTATTGATTTGGAAACTTCAAACCAATCAAAGGCAGCCAATGGTGCTCATAGCgcaatcagccaatcagcagtcaCTACACTATCCAATCAGATGGCAGGACTGA GCACAAAAGCTGATGATTTAAAACTAAGTAAAAGCACTTCATCACAAAAAAG TCCAGAATGCTCTGCAGGTCTAGAGGGACTTGCAGCCACTCAAAGAGAGCGACAGGACACTGGAGTG ATTCCTGTCAATCAGAGTGAGGTGATGGATGACATTGAACAATGGCTGGACGTAGATGAT GAAGATGACTCTGAAGGAGTGACTAGTGAAG AGTTTGATAAGTTCTTAGCGGAAAGAGCGAAAGCAGCGGAGCGTCTTCCTTCAGTAAAAGCATCACAGCACGACCCTGGCCGTTCACAACTGTAG